The following are encoded in a window of Variovorax paradoxus genomic DNA:
- a CDS encoding flagellar protein FlaG, with protein MSQPVPAATAVESPWLQQLLAGRTDGAAATAATEATALRKAEVEEATPVQIEMAVKSVNASLESRSISLQFEFDRDTDKLIVKVVDRSNGEVIRQIPTEEVVRIAKVMDQQAGLLVSQQA; from the coding sequence ATGTCCCAGCCCGTACCCGCCGCCACTGCCGTGGAAAGCCCATGGCTGCAGCAACTGCTCGCCGGCCGCACCGATGGCGCCGCTGCGACAGCCGCGACCGAGGCCACGGCACTGCGCAAGGCCGAGGTCGAAGAAGCGACGCCGGTGCAGATCGAGATGGCGGTGAAGTCGGTCAACGCATCGCTCGAAAGCCGTTCGATCAGCCTGCAGTTCGAGTTCGACCGCGACACCGACAAGCTCATCGTCAAGGTGGTCGACCGCAGCAACGGCGAAGTGATTCGCCAGATTCCGACCGAAGAGGTCGTTCGCATCGCCAAGGTCATGGACCAGCAGGCCGGGCTGCTCGTGAGCCAGCAGGCCTGA